A window of Mucilaginibacter paludis DSM 18603 contains these coding sequences:
- the groL gene encoding chaperonin GroEL (60 kDa chaperone family; promotes refolding of misfolded polypeptides especially under stressful conditions; forms two stacked rings of heptamers to form a barrel-shaped 14mer; ends can be capped by GroES; misfolded proteins enter the barrel where they are refolded when GroES binds), which translates to MAKIVKYNVEARDALKRGVDILANAVKVTLGPKGRNVIIDKKFGSPIITKDGVTVAKEIELKDSLENMGAQMVKEVASKTADIAGDGTTTATVLAQAIVTAGIKNVAAGANPMDLKRGIDKAVEAVVKNLQTQSQTVGEDNNKIKQVASISANNDEIIGSLIAEAMAKVGKDGVITVEEAKGTETEVKTVEGMQFDRGYLSPYFVTNADKMEVELENPYILIYDKKISSMKELLPILEKQVQTGKPLLIIAEDLDGEALATLVVNKIRGSLKVAAVKAPGFGDRRKAMLEDIAILTGGTVISEERGYKLENADLTYLGTAEKIVIDKDNTTVINGSGGTEEIKARVNQIKSQIESTTSDYDKEKLQERLAKLSGGVAVLYVGAASEVEMKEKKDRVDDALHATRAAVEEGIVAGGGVAFIRAVEALTDLKGANEDENTGIQIIRRAIEEPLRQICENAGIEGSIVVQKVKEGTADFGYNARTDKYENLIAAGVIDPTKVGRVALQNAASIAAMLLTTECVLADDTEEDKGGHGMPPMGGGMGGMM; encoded by the coding sequence ATGGCAAAAATTGTTAAATACAATGTAGAAGCACGCGACGCCTTAAAACGCGGTGTTGATATTTTAGCTAACGCGGTTAAAGTAACCTTAGGTCCTAAAGGTCGTAACGTAATTATCGACAAAAAATTTGGTTCGCCAATTATCACCAAGGATGGTGTAACTGTAGCTAAAGAAATTGAATTGAAAGATTCTTTAGAAAATATGGGTGCCCAAATGGTGAAGGAAGTAGCTTCAAAAACTGCTGATATTGCTGGTGATGGTACTACTACTGCAACCGTATTAGCTCAGGCTATTGTAACCGCTGGTATTAAAAACGTAGCAGCCGGTGCTAACCCTATGGATTTGAAACGCGGTATTGACAAAGCTGTTGAAGCTGTTGTTAAAAACCTGCAGACTCAATCACAAACTGTTGGCGAAGACAATAATAAAATTAAACAAGTTGCTTCTATCTCTGCTAATAACGACGAAATTATCGGTTCGTTAATTGCCGAAGCTATGGCTAAGGTTGGTAAAGATGGTGTAATTACTGTTGAAGAAGCCAAAGGTACTGAAACAGAAGTTAAAACTGTTGAAGGTATGCAGTTTGACCGTGGTTACTTATCACCGTACTTTGTAACCAACGCTGATAAAATGGAAGTTGAGTTGGAAAACCCATACATCCTGATCTACGACAAAAAGATTTCTTCGATGAAGGAATTATTGCCTATCCTTGAAAAACAAGTACAAACCGGCAAACCATTATTAATTATTGCTGAAGATTTAGATGGCGAAGCATTAGCTACTTTAGTGGTTAACAAAATCCGTGGTTCACTAAAAGTTGCAGCTGTTAAGGCTCCTGGCTTTGGCGACCGTAGAAAAGCTATGCTGGAAGATATCGCTATCTTAACAGGTGGTACTGTAATTTCTGAAGAAAGAGGTTACAAATTGGAAAATGCTGATTTAACTTACTTAGGTACTGCCGAGAAAATTGTTATCGATAAAGATAACACTACCGTAATTAACGGTTCGGGCGGAACAGAAGAAATTAAAGCCCGTGTTAACCAAATCAAATCTCAAATCGAATCAACTACATCTGATTACGATAAAGAAAAATTACAAGAGCGTTTAGCTAAACTATCTGGTGGTGTTGCTGTACTTTACGTTGGTGCTGCATCAGAAGTTGAAATGAAAGAAAAGAAAGACCGTGTTGACGATGCTTTACATGCAACCCGCGCTGCGGTTGAAGAAGGTATTGTTGCCGGTGGTGGTGTTGCTTTCATCCGTGCTGTTGAAGCTTTAACTGACCTTAAAGGTGCTAACGAAGACGAAAATACTGGTATCCAGATTATCCGTCGCGCTATCGAAGAGCCTCTGCGTCAGATCTGCGAAAACGCCGGTATCGAAGGATCAATCGTAGTTCAGAAAGTTAAAGAAGGAACTGCTGATTTTGGTTACAACGCACGTACCGATAAATACGAAAACCTGATTGCTGCCGGTGTTATTGATCCTACTAAAGTAGGCCGTGTAGCTTTACAAAACGCCGCTTCTATAGCTGCCATGTTGTTAACCACCGAGTGTGTGTTAGCTGATGACACTGAAGAAGATAAAGGTGGCCATGGTATGCCTCCAATGGGTGGCGGCATGGGCGGTATGATGTAA
- a CDS encoding mechanosensitive ion channel family protein has translation MSRKQIHSSLQPFFLSLSITLLYVLLVVVVMEIMGIELTIFTAVIGAGSVAAGLALSGTLQNFAGGVLILMLKPFTLDDNIVAQGVDGVVTAIEVFYTEVLTTDNKAVIIPNGKLFNEVIINVTREGKRRLDIDLKLTYVIDVEQVKLIIANAIKQTPDILTERVPCIGISALEIDGIKISTQVWVLTNKYISVKFALQERIIKDLKAAGIKLPGT, from the coding sequence ATGTCCCGTAAACAAATCCACTCCTCTTTACAGCCATTCTTTTTAAGTTTATCTATTACGCTATTATACGTACTGCTGGTTGTTGTGGTAATGGAAATTATGGGCATTGAGCTCACTATTTTCACAGCAGTTATTGGTGCTGGCAGTGTTGCCGCCGGTTTAGCCTTATCCGGTACTTTACAAAATTTTGCCGGCGGGGTGCTTATTCTGATGCTTAAGCCATTTACTTTGGATGACAATATTGTAGCCCAGGGAGTTGACGGTGTGGTAACAGCCATCGAAGTTTTTTATACCGAGGTATTAACTACCGATAATAAGGCAGTGATTATCCCGAACGGCAAATTATTTAACGAGGTTATCATCAACGTTACCCGCGAAGGTAAACGCCGCTTGGATATCGACCTGAAGCTTACTTACGTTATTGATGTTGAGCAGGTTAAGCTGATTATTGCTAATGCCATTAAACAAACCCCGGATATATTGACCGAACGCGTGCCCTGTATTGGCATATCTGCACTCGAAATTGACGGGATAAAAATAAGCACGCAGGTTTGGGTGCTCACCAACAAATATATATCCGTAAAATTCGCCCTACAGGAACGCATTATTAAGGATCTTAAAGCCGCAGGTATTAAATTACCAGGAACCTGA
- a CDS encoding DUF58 domain-containing protein: MKSIFNLYYKNLFLTSRLFTGLGCAVVLYLLSFFFPWLGDIPSLFFFTLVLLFVIDIWMLYRLPKGIFARRHAPERLSNGDDNEIGIYVENFYPFNISVGIIDEIPHQFQKRDVWFKTGLISRQHKLLNYQLRPTRRGEYEFGAIRVYVQSPIGLINRRYNIEQVETLPVYPSFLQMRKYELMAISNRLNEYGIKKIRRLGNSMEFEQIKNYVAGDDYRTLNWKASARRGDLMVNNYTDEKSQHVYCVIDKSRSMKMPFDGLSLLDYAINASLVLSSVALLKEDKAGLITISEKKGAIIPAERRPTQLNKIMEVLYKEKTRYLETNMELLYTTIRGTLKQRSLVVFFTNFESMSALQRQLPFLKRIAKFHLLVVVFFENTELKKLSEQPAENVEGIYIKTVAEKFAYEKKLIVKELARYGIQSILSTPQNLTVNTINRYLELKARQKI, from the coding sequence GTGAAATCAATTTTTAACCTGTATTACAAAAATTTATTTTTAACCAGCCGGCTATTTACCGGCCTGGGCTGCGCGGTAGTACTTTATTTATTATCCTTCTTTTTTCCATGGTTAGGAGATATCCCTTCCCTGTTTTTCTTTACGCTCGTTTTATTATTTGTAATTGATATTTGGATGCTTTACCGCCTACCCAAAGGCATTTTTGCACGCAGGCATGCACCGGAGCGATTAAGCAATGGCGACGATAACGAAATAGGAATTTATGTAGAGAATTTTTATCCATTTAACATCAGCGTTGGTATTATTGACGAAATACCGCACCAGTTCCAAAAACGGGATGTATGGTTTAAAACCGGCCTCATATCGCGGCAGCATAAACTGCTTAATTACCAGCTAAGGCCAACCAGGCGAGGCGAATATGAGTTTGGCGCCATACGCGTTTACGTGCAATCGCCGATAGGCTTAATTAACCGGCGCTACAACATTGAGCAGGTGGAAACCCTGCCCGTTTATCCATCTTTTTTACAGATGCGTAAGTATGAGCTGATGGCTATTTCAAACCGGCTGAACGAGTATGGCATCAAAAAAATACGGCGCCTGGGTAACAGCATGGAGTTTGAGCAAATTAAAAACTATGTAGCAGGCGATGACTACCGTACGCTGAACTGGAAGGCATCGGCGCGGCGCGGCGATTTGATGGTCAATAATTATACCGACGAAAAATCGCAGCACGTATATTGTGTAATCGATAAATCGCGCTCCATGAAAATGCCGTTTGATGGTTTAAGCCTGCTTGACTATGCCATTAATGCCAGCCTGGTATTATCAAGCGTAGCCTTGTTAAAAGAAGATAAGGCGGGGTTAATTACCATATCCGAGAAAAAAGGAGCTATAATACCCGCCGAACGCAGGCCTACCCAGCTGAATAAAATAATGGAGGTTTTATATAAAGAGAAAACGCGCTACCTGGAAACCAACATGGAGCTGCTGTATACCACCATACGCGGAACGTTGAAACAAAGGAGCCTGGTTGTTTTTTTCACCAATTTTGAGAGTATGTCTGCTCTGCAAAGGCAGTTGCCTTTTTTAAAAAGGATAGCAAAATTCCATTTACTGGTTGTTGTATTTTTTGAGAATACAGAACTGAAGAAATTAAGCGAACAACCAGCCGAGAATGTGGAAGGTATCTACATTAAAACCGTTGCCGAAAAATTTGCTTACGAGAAGAAACTGATTGTAAAAGAATTGGCCCGTTATGGTATACAATCTATTTTAAGTACCCCGCAAAATTTAACCGTGAATACCATTAACCGTTACCTGGAACTCAAGGCAAGGCAAAAAATTTAA
- a CDS encoding AAA family ATPase codes for MEQQFFEQRTDLSRLSQAVAQIKETLARVIVGQQDTIDLLIAGILADGHILIEGVPGIAKTLTAKLIAKSIDAKFSRIQFTPDLMPSDVLGTSVFNPKTIDFEFKQGPIFGNIILIDEINRAPAKTQSALFEVMEERQVTIDGHSYQMTEPFIVLATQNPVEQEGTYRLPEAQLDRFLFKIEVKYPSLEDEILILNQQHQHKTVDQLAEIVPVLSAQDIVALRQQVRGLYVEPKLLEFVAKIIHETRSHKSLFLGGSPRASLAVVNSAKALAAMKGRDFITPEDIIGVTPAVLRHRIMLTPDKEMEGVTPDEVVAQIIQKIEIPR; via the coding sequence ATGGAACAGCAATTTTTTGAACAACGTACAGATTTAAGCCGGCTTAGCCAGGCCGTAGCGCAAATTAAAGAAACTCTCGCCAGGGTAATAGTTGGGCAACAGGATACCATTGACCTGCTGATTGCGGGTATTTTGGCCGATGGCCATATTTTGATTGAAGGTGTACCAGGGATAGCCAAAACTTTAACGGCCAAACTGATAGCCAAAAGTATCGACGCAAAATTTTCGCGCATCCAGTTTACGCCCGATCTGATGCCTTCGGACGTTTTAGGCACTTCGGTTTTTAATCCCAAAACCATTGATTTTGAGTTTAAGCAAGGACCTATATTCGGCAACATCATTTTAATCGACGAGATTAACCGCGCTCCGGCAAAAACACAATCGGCTTTGTTTGAGGTGATGGAGGAGCGCCAGGTAACTATAGATGGGCACAGCTATCAAATGACGGAGCCCTTTATTGTACTGGCCACCCAAAATCCGGTTGAGCAGGAAGGTACCTATCGTTTACCCGAAGCCCAACTGGATAGATTTTTGTTTAAGATAGAAGTAAAATACCCATCGTTAGAAGATGAGATCTTGATTTTAAATCAGCAGCACCAGCATAAAACGGTTGATCAGCTGGCCGAAATTGTGCCCGTTTTAAGTGCTCAGGATATTGTCGCCTTACGCCAGCAGGTACGCGGCCTGTATGTTGAGCCTAAGTTACTGGAGTTTGTGGCCAAGATAATTCACGAAACCCGCAGCCATAAATCGCTTTTCCTGGGTGGCTCGCCACGCGCATCGTTAGCGGTGGTGAACAGCGCCAAGGCATTGGCCGCCATGAAGGGCCGAGACTTTATAACGCCAGAAGATATTATTGGGGTAACCCCTGCTGTATTAAGGCACCGCATTATGCTGACGCCCGACAAAGAAATGGAAGGTGTAACACCCGACGAAGTAGTAGCCCAGATTATCCAGAAAATAGAAATACCCAGATAG
- a CDS encoding DUF4129 domain-containing protein yields MLKPIFVLLSPHPFTGLTTIKSKVVQAPRYQLKTDSNKLLLHQFNPTALNNYRKNPEFNYTTTKPVITVWDRFWNWAWHIWNNFWSWLAELLRKLFGNASMGHNTAQTFKYVILTLAACMLVYVIAKLLGVNLLQLFKKKSTGDAIPYTESIENIHDISFDEAIESALAVRNYRLAVRLLYLRSLKQLSDHNLITWKIEKTNTDYLKELSDKEQLRQFTLVTLQFEYIWYGDFPIDAQSYQNISALFQDFKHQLS; encoded by the coding sequence ATGCTTAAGCCGATATTTGTACTGTTGTCACCCCATCCTTTTACAGGATTGACCACCATTAAAAGTAAAGTGGTTCAAGCCCCCCGTTATCAGCTTAAAACAGATAGCAATAAATTACTACTCCATCAGTTTAACCCGACTGCATTAAACAACTATCGCAAAAATCCGGAATTTAATTATACAACTACAAAACCGGTAATTACGGTTTGGGACCGTTTCTGGAATTGGGCTTGGCATATATGGAACAACTTCTGGTCGTGGTTAGCTGAGTTACTCCGGAAATTATTCGGGAATGCCTCCATGGGGCACAATACAGCACAGACATTCAAATACGTTATACTAACATTAGCTGCCTGCATGTTGGTTTATGTAATTGCTAAATTATTGGGAGTAAACTTATTACAGCTATTTAAAAAGAAATCTACCGGCGATGCAATCCCTTATACAGAGTCGATCGAGAACATCCACGATATAAGCTTTGACGAAGCCATAGAAAGCGCCCTGGCAGTTAGAAACTATAGACTCGCGGTAAGATTACTCTATCTCCGTTCGCTTAAACAGCTGAGCGATCATAACTTGATTACCTGGAAAATTGAAAAAACTAATACAGATTACTTAAAAGAACTTTCGGACAAAGAACAACTTAGGCAGTTTACATTGGTTACCCTACAATTTGAATATATTTGGTATGGCGATTTTCCCATAGATGCACAGTCATACCAAAATATCAGCGCTTTATTTCAGGATTTTAAACATCAGCTATCATGA
- a CDS encoding stage II sporulation protein M, translating to MRESLFIKQNSAKWKEYETVQSSSPDELAERFVTIMDDLAYAKTFYPKSKTTIYLNGLASNFHQSIYKNKKEKVNRFVYFWQYELPLLFKQYRAQVLYSFIFFIVFFLISFLSSKYDQNFVRSVLSDEYVNMTNENIAKGDPFGVYKSENEFVMFWMIAKNNLTVTAITFVSGITLSVGTLYNLFKNGMMVGCFQYLFISKGLGLKSVLVIWIHGTLEISTIILAGAAGLIMGNSVLFPKTYSRFASLKRGALDGLKLMLGISPIVVTAAIFESFITRHTEMPVWLSTSILVTSFLFIIWYVIIYPVYVSKNKKPIKL from the coding sequence ATGCGTGAATCTCTGTTTATTAAACAAAATTCGGCCAAATGGAAAGAGTATGAAACTGTGCAATCAAGCAGCCCAGATGAGCTTGCAGAGCGGTTTGTGACCATTATGGATGACTTAGCCTACGCCAAAACATTTTATCCAAAATCAAAAACAACTATATATTTAAATGGATTGGCTTCAAACTTTCATCAGTCCATCTATAAAAACAAAAAGGAAAAGGTTAATCGGTTTGTTTATTTCTGGCAGTACGAACTCCCCCTTTTATTCAAACAATACAGGGCTCAGGTGTTATACTCCTTTATTTTTTTTATTGTGTTTTTCCTCATCAGTTTTCTCTCTTCCAAATATGATCAAAATTTTGTACGATCCGTTCTGTCTGATGAATACGTGAATATGACCAATGAAAACATTGCCAAAGGCGATCCCTTCGGCGTTTATAAAAGCGAGAACGAATTTGTAATGTTTTGGATGATAGCAAAAAACAACTTGACGGTAACGGCTATAACTTTTGTTTCGGGCATTACCTTATCCGTTGGCACTTTATACAATTTATTTAAAAACGGGATGATGGTTGGCTGCTTTCAATATCTCTTTATCAGCAAAGGCTTAGGCTTAAAATCGGTACTGGTGATATGGATACATGGCACACTTGAAATTTCTACCATTATTTTAGCTGGGGCGGCCGGTTTAATTATGGGCAACAGCGTATTATTCCCTAAAACTTACAGCCGGTTTGCATCCTTAAAACGCGGCGCGCTTGATGGCCTTAAATTAATGCTGGGCATCAGCCCCATAGTAGTAACAGCGGCCATTTTTGAGAGCTTTATAACCCGGCATACCGAAATGCCTGTATGGCTCAGCACATCTATTTTGGTAACTTCATTTTTATTCATAATCTGGTATGTAATCATCTATCCTGTATATGTATCAAAAAACAAAAAACCTATTAAACTATAA
- a CDS encoding RDD family protein: MQTVKITTSQNIDIDYEVAGLGERVLARIVDIGVFTGITYALYFVCIFFFLSTFDGHQAGGVPTALIVIGIIYAIVITFYDLVAEIFFDGQSIGKYAIKIRVVNINGARPTVGQYLLRWVFRLLDFGLTLGIGALISVAVSEKKQRIGDIVAGTTLIKTKPKTELADLYFISPEDGYEPLFIGVSVLSDKDITLIHEVIGNFKSTGNSSLVYNMAMRVKDHLAITIPPDMNEFDFLNTIVKDYSYITSKMPV; the protein is encoded by the coding sequence ATGCAAACAGTGAAAATAACAACATCGCAAAATATTGATATTGATTATGAAGTTGCCGGTTTAGGCGAAAGAGTACTGGCCCGGATTGTTGATATTGGCGTATTTACGGGGATAACTTATGCATTATATTTTGTTTGCATATTTTTCTTTCTTAGTACGTTTGATGGTCATCAAGCGGGCGGAGTTCCCACTGCGCTTATTGTAATCGGGATTATATATGCAATCGTGATCACTTTTTATGATCTTGTTGCCGAAATATTTTTTGACGGGCAAAGCATCGGCAAATACGCTATTAAAATCAGGGTTGTAAACATTAATGGTGCGAGGCCCACTGTTGGGCAATATCTGTTACGTTGGGTTTTTCGTTTGCTTGATTTTGGATTGACTTTGGGCATTGGTGCGCTGATATCTGTAGCCGTTTCTGAAAAAAAGCAGCGGATAGGAGATATAGTGGCCGGTACTACCTTGATTAAAACCAAACCTAAAACGGAGTTGGCCGATTTATATTTCATATCGCCTGAAGATGGTTACGAACCTCTGTTTATCGGTGTTAGCGTACTTAGCGATAAGGATATTACACTGATACACGAGGTGATTGGTAATTTTAAAAGTACTGGTAATAGCAGTCTGGTTTACAATATGGCCATGCGTGTTAAAGATCATTTAGCCATAACTATTCCTCCGGATATGAACGAGTTTGATTTTTTAAATACAATTGTGAAGGACTACAGTTATATTACCTCAAAAATGCCTGTTTAG
- a CDS encoding DUF2752 domain-containing protein, with amino-acid sequence MQTIVLVLPTIKSHLILNHKLLSHSILFCNHMDLFQWLQNHLIPCPFKKLTGIDCPGCGFQRSFIALMRGDFHQSFALYPATIPLLLTTAYVILNTKLHIDKKYIATKIIYMLTGSIILGSYLIKIYYHYNT; translated from the coding sequence ATGCAGACAATCGTTTTGGTGCTACCGACTATCAAAAGCCATTTGATCCTCAACCATAAATTGCTATCGCATTCAATACTATTTTGCAACCACATGGATTTGTTCCAGTGGTTGCAAAATCATTTAATACCCTGCCCATTTAAAAAATTAACCGGTATTGATTGTCCCGGTTGTGGCTTTCAACGTTCTTTTATTGCTTTAATGCGAGGTGATTTCCATCAAAGTTTCGCATTATATCCAGCTACAATTCCACTATTGCTCACTACCGCCTATGTGATTTTGAATACAAAATTGCATATCGATAAAAAGTATATTGCAACCAAAATAATTTACATGCTAACCGGAAGCATTATATTGGGTTCCTATTTAATTAAGATATACTATCATTACAATACCTAA
- a CDS encoding DUF5684 domain-containing protein has translation MENYNSPMPAFGSGLFLTFGFFGLLTLIAFWRIFTKAGKPGWAAIIPIYNLIVLLEIVGKPVWWFLLMLLPCVNFVFIIWTYNLLSKSFGKTEGFTVGLILLNPIFIMILGFGDAVYLGPSAKEAYADNRFGATDYQKPFDPQP, from the coding sequence ATGGAAAATTACAACTCGCCAATGCCCGCTTTCGGTAGCGGTCTGTTTTTAACTTTTGGCTTTTTCGGCCTGTTAACTTTGATAGCCTTTTGGAGAATATTTACCAAAGCTGGCAAACCGGGCTGGGCCGCTATTATACCCATTTATAACTTAATTGTATTACTTGAAATTGTAGGCAAACCCGTATGGTGGTTTCTTTTAATGCTGTTACCTTGCGTCAATTTCGTATTCATCATCTGGACGTATAATTTATTAAGCAAGAGTTTTGGAAAAACCGAAGGCTTTACGGTTGGGCTAATACTTCTGAATCCTATTTTTATAATGATATTGGGTTTTGGAGACGCTGTTTATTTAGGCCCATCTGCTAAAGAAGCTTATGCAGACAATCGTTTTGGTGCTACCGACTATCAAAAGCCATTTGATCCTCAACCATAA
- a CDS encoding L-serine ammonia-lyase: protein MQREQISVFDIFKIGIGPSSSHTLGPWRAAQQFVKILQDADQLQWVVQVKILLYGSLAKTGKGHGTDIAILLGLSGDDPVTFDVNQIDTKIADIDQCHELNLGGVKAVSFFKDDDLLFLFNESLPFHPNAVTFQAFLSTGKAVSETYYSIGGGFVVREGDSATAGKVEVDLPFPIEKANDLLHWCIKTGLKISGVVMENELAWRTEHETRDGLLNIFRVLNECIYRGCHTTGNLPGGLNVNRRAAALNKKLIGGIPYRDYPTWIQAIRQGGNGFKYTLDWVSCFALAVNEENASFGRVVTAPTNGAAGVVPAVLQYYIVFCDGFDDNKIVQFLSTASEIGSIFKKGATLSAAMGGCQAEIGVSSAMAAAALTECLGGSQRQVLMAAEIAMEHHLGLTCDPIGGLVQIPCIERNTMGAIKAITASQLALQSNPDNAKVSLDAVVETMWQTALDMNSKYKETSDGGLAIQIPISLPEC, encoded by the coding sequence ATGCAACGTGAGCAAATTTCTGTTTTCGACATTTTTAAAATTGGTATAGGTCCGTCAAGTTCACATACTTTGGGGCCCTGGAGAGCCGCGCAGCAGTTTGTTAAAATTCTGCAGGATGCCGATCAGCTACAGTGGGTTGTTCAGGTTAAAATTCTACTCTATGGTTCGCTGGCTAAAACCGGCAAGGGCCATGGTACCGATATTGCCATCCTGCTGGGTTTAAGCGGCGATGATCCGGTTACTTTTGATGTGAACCAGATTGATACCAAAATTGCAGATATTGATCAATGCCATGAGCTTAATTTAGGCGGTGTTAAAGCGGTCAGCTTTTTTAAGGACGATGACCTGCTGTTCCTTTTTAACGAAAGTTTGCCTTTCCATCCCAACGCGGTTACTTTCCAGGCTTTTTTAAGCACGGGCAAAGCTGTTTCAGAAACCTATTATTCTATAGGTGGGGGCTTTGTAGTACGTGAAGGCGACAGCGCCACAGCGGGTAAGGTAGAAGTTGATTTACCTTTCCCTATTGAAAAGGCTAACGATTTGCTGCACTGGTGTATTAAAACCGGGTTAAAAATATCCGGAGTGGTCATGGAGAACGAGCTGGCCTGGCGTACAGAACACGAAACGCGAGATGGCTTGTTGAATATTTTCAGGGTTTTAAACGAGTGTATTTATCGCGGCTGCCATACTACCGGTAACCTGCCGGGCGGTTTAAATGTAAACAGAAGGGCAGCGGCATTAAATAAAAAGCTGATTGGTGGTATTCCGTATCGGGATTATCCTACATGGATCCAGGCGATCCGCCAGGGAGGTAACGGATTTAAATACACGTTAGACTGGGTAAGCTGCTTTGCCTTAGCCGTGAACGAAGAAAACGCTTCCTTTGGCAGGGTAGTTACCGCTCCAACCAACGGTGCTGCGGGCGTAGTGCCCGCTGTATTGCAATACTATATTGTTTTTTGCGATGGGTTTGACGATAACAAAATCGTCCAGTTCCTGTCAACCGCTTCCGAAATTGGCAGCATCTTTAAAAAAGGTGCTACCCTATCGGCCGCTATGGGCGGTTGCCAGGCCGAGATAGGTGTGTCGTCGGCAATGGCTGCTGCTGCTTTAACCGAATGTTTGGGAGGCTCGCAAAGGCAGGTGTTGATGGCCGCCGAGATAGCGATGGAACATCACCTTGGCCTAACCTGCGATCCTATCGGCGGCTTGGTGCAGATCCCTTGTATCGAGCGTAATACCATGGGTGCAATTAAGGCCATCACGGCTTCGCAACTGGCATTGCAAAGTAATCCTGATAATGCCAAGGTAAGTTTGGATGCCGTGGTTGAAACCATGTGGCAAACTGCCCTGGATATGAATTCTAAGTACAAGGAAACGTCCGATGGGGGCTTGGCTATCCAGATCCCGATCAGCTTACCCGAATGTTAA
- a CDS encoding RES family NAD+ phosphorylase, whose product MTVYRLSKQAYINDLSGRGAQLAGGRWNSKGIAVLYTAESRALAAIEAAVHIPLGIIPTGYFLATIEIPANADIVKVEINDMPPKWNTNPFTRTTQKIGDEFIKNNKALLLQVPSATVKGDYNYLVNPAHRDFNLVKIKNVEPFEFDTRLFRI is encoded by the coding sequence ATGACAGTATATCGCCTGAGCAAACAGGCTTACATTAACGACTTATCCGGCCGGGGTGCCCAGTTAGCAGGCGGCCGGTGGAACAGTAAAGGTATAGCGGTATTGTATACAGCCGAATCGCGGGCGCTGGCAGCTATTGAAGCCGCTGTACACATCCCACTCGGCATTATACCAACGGGTTACTTTTTGGCTACTATTGAAATACCCGCCAATGCGGATATAGTAAAGGTTGAGATAAACGATATGCCGCCCAAATGGAATACCAACCCATTTACCAGAACAACACAAAAAATAGGCGACGAATTTATTAAAAACAACAAAGCGCTGCTTTTACAGGTGCCATCCGCAACCGTAAAAGGCGATTATAACTACCTGGTTAATCCGGCTCACCGGGATTTTAATTTAGTAAAGATTAAAAACGTAGAACCCTTTGAGTTTGACACCCGCTTGTTCAGGATTTGA
- the parS gene encoding type II RES/Xre toxin-antitoxin system antitoxin, with amino-acid sequence MKTSKRYPNLEEEPLEMVTMTREGVAFPYFSKLSDHLHFSFEDWSSFLHLSERTIQRYKKEKKAFDPIYSEKILQIELLYKKGAEVFGDVEKFQTWMDSNIVALGNIKPKDLLDTSFGINMLNDELVRIEHGIFA; translated from the coding sequence ATGAAAACATCAAAGCGATACCCCAACCTTGAAGAAGAACCTTTAGAAATGGTGACGATGACACGGGAAGGTGTGGCATTTCCCTATTTCTCCAAGCTGTCAGATCATCTTCACTTTAGCTTTGAAGACTGGTCCTCATTTCTGCATCTTTCCGAGCGCACCATCCAGCGTTATAAGAAAGAAAAAAAGGCTTTCGATCCTATCTATTCAGAAAAAATTCTTCAGATCGAGCTTCTTTACAAAAAAGGCGCTGAGGTTTTTGGCGACGTGGAAAAATTTCAAACCTGGATGGATTCAAACATCGTAGCCCTGGGCAACATTAAACCTAAAGACTTGCTGGATACCAGCTTTGGGATTAATATGCTGAACGATGAACTGGTGCGTATTGAACACGGTATTTTTGCATGA